Proteins from a single region of Bacteroidota bacterium:
- a CDS encoding HD domain-containing protein, producing MNKRKIINDPVYGFITIPYEIIFDIVEHPWFQRLRRIQQLGLSHLVYPGAMHTRFHHALGAMHLMGKAIHVLRSKGKEITEKEAEAVTIAILLHDIGHGPFSHALEKTILTNVHHEEMSILFMKQLNIELNNRLSLAIDIFTNTYHKRFLHQLVSSQLDVDRLDYLTRDSYFTGVHEGVIGYDRLIEMMDVEDDELVIEHKGIYSVEKFIIARRVMYWQVYLHKTVICAEQMLIKTLKRAKYLAKSGTSLFATPALHFFLYHDVELKDFNSDRDMLDRYARLDDMDIYASLKEWQFCDDKVLSFLSYGIINRKLFRIELENEPISAQKINKITTSVKAAYNIEDEFDLQYYVFNDVTTNSAYNLEANNINIKLRSGKVTDVTHASDHLNLAALADTVVKHYICYPKEN from the coding sequence TTGAATAAAAGAAAAATTATAAACGATCCGGTTTACGGTTTTATTACCATTCCCTACGAAATAATATTCGATATTGTTGAACATCCCTGGTTTCAGCGTCTCCGTCGTATACAGCAGTTGGGGCTTAGTCATTTGGTATACCCGGGTGCTATGCATACACGTTTTCACCATGCCCTCGGTGCTATGCATTTAATGGGTAAAGCTATTCATGTGTTGCGTTCAAAGGGTAAAGAAATTACTGAAAAGGAAGCAGAAGCAGTTACGATCGCAATTTTATTGCACGATATCGGTCATGGTCCGTTCTCACATGCCCTTGAAAAAACCATCCTCACCAATGTGCACCATGAAGAGATGTCTATTTTGTTCATGAAACAACTGAATATTGAACTCAACAACCGTTTAAGTCTCGCTATTGACATTTTCACCAATACCTATCACAAACGATTTTTACATCAATTGGTCTCCAGTCAGCTGGACGTCGACCGACTTGATTATTTAACGCGGGACAGCTACTTTACCGGTGTTCATGAGGGTGTAATCGGTTATGACCGGTTAATAGAGATGATGGATGTTGAAGATGATGAACTAGTTATTGAACATAAAGGCATTTATTCGGTAGAAAAATTTATAATTGCCAGAAGGGTGATGTACTGGCAGGTTTATTTACACAAAACCGTGATTTGTGCGGAGCAAATGCTCATTAAAACCCTGAAACGGGCAAAATATCTTGCAAAGAGTGGAACTTCACTTTTTGCGACCCCTGCTTTGCATTTTTTTCTTTATCACGATGTCGAATTAAAAGATTTCAACAGCGATCGTGACATGTTGGACAGATATGCACGTCTTGATGATATGGACATTTATGCCTCATTAAAAGAGTGGCAATTTTGTGATGATAAGGTGCTTTCGTTTTTGAGTTATGGCATTATAAACAGAAAATTATTCAGAATTGAGCTTGAAAATGAGCCTATTTCTGCCCAGAAAATCAATAAAATTACCACTTCTGTAAAAGCAGCCTATAATATTGAGGATGAATTCGATTTGCAGTATTATGTATTTAATGATGTAACCACCAACAGTGCTTATAATTTGGAGGCCAATAATATCAATATCAAGTTGCGGTCAGGGAAGGTTACAGATGTGACCCATGCCAGCGACCATCTCAACCTTGCTGCTTTGGCTGATACCGTTGTAAAGCATTATATTTGCTACCCGAAAGAAAATTGA
- a CDS encoding PglZ domain-containing protein, which translates to MKNDITILWADDEIDLLKPQILFLEEKGYDVVAVSNGQDAIDKCIDPKLDLIFLDEGMPGLSGLETLQLIKEKRPAIPIVMITKNETEGLMEEAIGSQISDYLIKPVKSQQILLTVKKIIDNKRLVSEKTDSNYQKEFQKIFFTLQDTLDSEQWFDIYKKLIHWEIQLDKTGATNMKDVLTSQKAEANVEFGKFIDKNYLNWVNGKTKGPVMSHNLLQEKVFPLMTDKVPTFFVLIDNLRFDQWKIIEPMITELFKLKSEDYFYSILPTATQYARNAIFAGMMPSEIEKRLPSLWLNDEDEGGKNMQEPEFLKDQIIRNRLNFKYTYHKILNHAEGKQLEENILNLMTSDFNAIVYNFVDMLSHARTEMEVLKELASDETAYRSLTRSWFDHSPLHNALRKLATKKVRVIITTDHGTIRVNTPSKVVADRNATTNLRYKSGKNLQYNKKDVFEVKNPGEAGLPKQHISSTFIFAKEDCFFAYPNNYNYYVNYFKNTFQHGGVSLEEMIVPFAVFENF; encoded by the coding sequence ATGAAGAATGATATAACCATTTTATGGGCTGATGATGAGATTGATTTATTAAAACCGCAAATCCTGTTTTTAGAAGAAAAGGGTTATGATGTAGTTGCGGTAAGTAATGGGCAGGATGCCATTGACAAATGTATTGATCCAAAGCTGGATTTAATATTTCTTGATGAAGGGATGCCGGGACTATCGGGATTGGAGACACTTCAACTGATTAAGGAAAAACGCCCTGCCATACCGATTGTTATGATTACCAAAAACGAAACTGAGGGTTTAATGGAAGAGGCAATTGGTTCACAAATCAGTGATTATTTAATTAAACCGGTTAAATCGCAGCAGATATTGCTTACGGTTAAAAAAATTATTGATAATAAACGTTTGGTTTCAGAAAAAACAGACAGTAATTATCAGAAAGAATTTCAGAAAATATTTTTCACTTTACAGGATACACTTGATTCGGAACAGTGGTTTGATATATATAAAAAACTGATTCACTGGGAAATACAACTGGATAAAACCGGTGCCACAAACATGAAGGATGTTTTAACTTCCCAGAAGGCAGAAGCGAATGTTGAGTTTGGAAAATTTATTGATAAAAATTATTTGAACTGGGTAAATGGAAAAACCAAAGGCCCGGTAATGTCGCATAATTTATTACAGGAAAAAGTATTTCCATTAATGACAGATAAAGTGCCGACATTTTTTGTATTAATTGATAATTTGCGGTTCGACCAATGGAAAATAATTGAACCGATGATTACCGAGTTATTTAAATTAAAATCAGAAGATTATTTCTACAGCATTTTACCTACTGCCACACAATATGCACGTAACGCCATTTTCGCCGGCATGATGCCGAGTGAAATCGAAAAACGTTTACCCTCATTATGGTTGAACGATGAAGATGAAGGCGGAAAAAATATGCAGGAACCTGAATTTTTAAAAGATCAGATTATCAGAAATCGGTTAAACTTTAAATACACATATCACAAAATATTAAATCACGCTGAAGGGAAACAATTAGAAGAAAACATTCTCAATTTAATGACGAGTGATTTTAATGCAATTGTTTACAATTTTGTCGATATGCTATCGCACGCGCGAACAGAAATGGAAGTGTTGAAAGAGTTGGCGAGTGATGAAACGGCTTATCGTTCGTTAACACGTTCGTGGTTTGATCATTCACCTTTGCATAATGCTTTGCGCAAACTTGCAACTAAAAAAGTGCGCGTAATTATTACAACCGATCACGGAACTATTCGTGTAAATACACCAAGTAAAGTTGTGGCGGACAGAAATGCAACAACTAACCTTCGTTATAAAAGCGGTAAAAATTTACAGTATAACAAAAAGGATGTTTTTGAGGTTAAAAATCCGGGTGAAGCAGGGTTACCAAAACAACATATCAGCAGCACCTTTATTTTTGCAAAAGAAGATTGTTTTTTTGCATATCCAAACAATTATAATTACTACGTAAATTATTTTAAAAATACGTTTCAGCACGGTGGTGTCAGTTTAGAAGAGATGATAGTACCGTTTGCTGTTTTTGAGAACTTTTAA
- the tsaE gene encoding tRNA (adenosine(37)-N6)-threonylcarbamoyltransferase complex ATPase subunit type 1 TsaE, which yields MIDNVDGLPEIAQAILHAISPKKNIAFYGQMGAGKTTTVKALCSALGVTETTSSPTFAIVNTYIGNSTIYHFDLFRIQKTEELEGIGFLEYLETNNYVFIEWPELVEEILDEYEFARIKITTLDANSRKLHLTW from the coding sequence ATTATAGATAATGTTGATGGCTTACCCGAAATTGCGCAGGCTATTTTACATGCCATCTCCCCCAAAAAAAATATTGCTTTTTATGGACAAATGGGTGCAGGTAAAACCACTACTGTTAAAGCATTGTGTTCGGCATTGGGTGTAACGGAAACCACCTCCTCTCCCACTTTTGCAATTGTAAATACCTATATCGGAAATTCTACCATTTATCATTTTGACTTATTTCGTATTCAGAAAACGGAAGAACTGGAAGGTATTGGATTTCTTGAATATCTTGAAACCAATAATTATGTATTTATTGAATGGCCGGAGCTGGTGGAAGAAATTTTAGATGAATATGAATTTGCAAGAATAAAAATTACAACATTAGATGCAAATTCCCGGAAATTACATCTTACCTGGTAA